From a region of the Pseudomonas fulva 12-X genome:
- the dksA gene encoding RNA polymerase-binding protein DksA: MTADELLAQPAEAYMNDAQQAFFRDLLTRQREELQQRIDEEFGELREQERPADEADIASREEQRQWQLRLLEREKKLLDKIDQALERLAHGEYGWCRETGEPIGLKRLLLRPTATLCIEAKEREEQRERHQRDL; this comes from the coding sequence ATGACTGCCGATGAATTGCTGGCCCAGCCCGCCGAGGCCTACATGAACGACGCCCAGCAGGCGTTCTTTCGTGACCTGCTGACCCGCCAGCGCGAGGAGCTGCAACAGCGTATCGACGAGGAATTCGGCGAGCTGCGCGAGCAAGAGCGGCCGGCCGATGAAGCCGATATCGCCAGCCGCGAGGAGCAGCGCCAATGGCAGCTGCGCCTGCTGGAGCGGGAAAAGAAGCTGCTCGACAAGATCGACCAGGCCCTCGAGCGCCTGGCCCATGGCGAGTACGGCTGGTGCCGGGAAACCGGTGAGCCGATCGGCCTGAAGCGCCTGCTGCTGCGGCCTACCGCCACCCTGTGTATCGAGGCGAAAGAGCGCGAAGAACAGCGCGAACGCCACCAACGTGACCTGTGA
- a CDS encoding aldehyde dehydrogenase, producing MTLARYQMCIDGQWVDAQSGNTFESLDPARAQAWAVLPDAGAEDVERAVQAAQAAFDNPAWRGLSATARGKLLRRLGDLIAENKEALAQLESRDNGKLIRETRGQVGYLPEFFHYTAGLADKLEGGTLPLDKPDMFAYTTHEPIGVVAGIIPWNSPLYLTAIKLAPALAAGNTIVLKPSEHASATILELARLALEAGFPAGVVNVVTGYGPTTGAALTSHPLVRKIAFTGGAATARHVVRASAENFAKLSLELGGKSPNIIFADADLDSAINGVVAGIYAASGQSCVAGSRLLVQDSIYDEFVERLVERAKRIRIGNPQDDASEMGPMATAQQLAVVEGLVATAVAEGAKLRLGGKRPQVDGEGWYYEPTLFECDRHSMTIMQEEVFGPVASVIRFKDEADALAMANDSQFGLAAGIWTRDLGRAHRMAKAVRSGIIWVNTYRAVSAMAPIGGFKNSGYGRESGIDSVLAYTELKTVWINLSQAPMPDPFVMR from the coding sequence ATGACACTCGCACGCTATCAGATGTGCATTGACGGCCAGTGGGTCGACGCGCAGTCGGGCAACACCTTCGAGAGCCTCGACCCGGCCCGCGCCCAGGCCTGGGCCGTGCTTCCGGATGCCGGCGCCGAGGATGTCGAGCGCGCCGTGCAGGCCGCTCAGGCAGCCTTCGACAACCCCGCCTGGCGCGGCCTCAGCGCCACCGCCCGGGGCAAGCTGCTGCGCCGCCTCGGCGACCTGATCGCCGAGAACAAGGAAGCCCTGGCCCAGCTGGAAAGCCGCGATAACGGCAAGCTGATCCGCGAAACCCGCGGCCAGGTCGGATACCTGCCGGAGTTCTTCCATTACACCGCGGGCCTGGCCGACAAGCTCGAAGGCGGCACCCTGCCCCTCGATAAACCGGACATGTTCGCCTACACCACCCACGAGCCGATTGGCGTGGTGGCCGGCATCATCCCCTGGAACAGCCCGCTCTACCTGACCGCGATCAAGCTCGCCCCGGCCCTGGCCGCCGGCAACACCATCGTGCTCAAGCCCTCGGAACACGCCTCGGCGACCATTCTCGAACTGGCCCGCCTGGCCCTCGAAGCAGGCTTCCCGGCCGGGGTGGTCAACGTGGTCACCGGCTACGGGCCGACCACCGGCGCGGCGCTGACCAGCCACCCGCTGGTGCGCAAAATCGCCTTCACCGGCGGCGCCGCTACGGCGCGCCACGTGGTGCGCGCCAGTGCCGAGAACTTCGCCAAGCTGTCGCTGGAGCTGGGCGGCAAATCGCCGAACATCATCTTCGCCGATGCCGACCTGGACAGCGCGATCAATGGCGTGGTAGCCGGCATCTACGCCGCCTCCGGGCAGAGCTGCGTGGCCGGCTCGCGCCTGCTGGTACAGGACAGCATCTACGACGAGTTCGTCGAGCGCCTGGTCGAGCGTGCCAAACGCATCCGCATCGGCAACCCCCAGGACGACGCCAGCGAAATGGGCCCCATGGCCACCGCCCAGCAACTGGCCGTGGTCGAAGGCCTGGTCGCCACGGCCGTGGCAGAAGGCGCCAAACTGCGCCTGGGCGGCAAGCGCCCGCAGGTCGATGGCGAAGGCTGGTACTACGAGCCAACGCTGTTCGAATGCGACCGTCACTCGATGACCATCATGCAGGAAGAGGTCTTCGGCCCGGTCGCCTCGGTGATCCGTTTCAAGGACGAAGCCGACGCCCTGGCCATGGCCAACGACTCGCAGTTCGGCCTCGCCGCCGGCATCTGGACCCGCGACCTGGGCCGCGCCCACCGCATGGCCAAGGCCGTGCGCTCGGGCATCATCTGGGTCAACACCTACCGCGCCGTATCGGCCATGGCACCGATCGGCGGTTTCAAGAACAGCGGCTACGGCCGTGAAAGCGGCATCGATTCGGTGCTGGCCTACACCGAGCTGAAAACGGTGTGGATCAACCTGTCGCAAGCGCCCATGCCCGACCCGTTCGTGATGCGCTGA
- a CDS encoding carboxymuconolactone decarboxylase family protein, translated as MSNDKYEKGLKIRTQVLGEAYVKRSVENADDFNRPLQELVTEYCWGHVWGREGLSMQERSMINLAMISALNRPHELKLHIRGALRNGLSREQIREILLQVGIYCGVPAAVDSFRIAREAFAEADAEQQQPEA; from the coding sequence ATGAGCAACGACAAGTACGAAAAGGGCCTGAAGATCCGCACCCAGGTGCTGGGCGAGGCCTACGTGAAGCGCTCGGTGGAGAACGCCGACGACTTCAACCGCCCGCTGCAGGAGCTGGTCACCGAATACTGCTGGGGGCACGTGTGGGGCCGGGAAGGCTTATCGATGCAGGAACGCAGCATGATAAACTTGGCCATGATTTCCGCGCTCAATCGCCCGCACGAACTGAAGCTGCACATTCGCGGCGCCCTGCGTAACGGCCTCAGCCGTGAGCAGATCCGCGAGATCCTGCTGCAGGTCGGCATCTACTGTGGCGTGCCTGCCGCGGTCGACAGTTTCCGCATCGCCCGCGAGGCCTTCGCCGAAGCGGATGCCGAGCAGCAGCAACCCGAGGCATAA
- a CDS encoding DUF1826 domain-containing protein, with protein MLALKIKPAPLQVSSERIEVLGEALRDEVNLAVWQRSLPEHLAAFASTLLAQGEPLAESLSIELAAPEAEPNLHGLLSGYSDLPGQAAFLADVAWLVRAYACLLDAKRIGLRLRALDGAMCPRFHVDHVPLRLITSYAGPGSQWLAEGALSRQLLGGAQALPKEGAMIEQIGCGHVALVKGERWVGNEGRGLIHRSPALPAGERRLLLTLDWLA; from the coding sequence ATGCTGGCGTTGAAGATCAAGCCGGCGCCGCTTCAGGTCAGCAGCGAGCGCATCGAGGTGCTCGGCGAGGCCCTGCGTGATGAGGTCAACCTGGCGGTGTGGCAGCGCAGTCTGCCTGAGCATCTGGCCGCCTTCGCCAGCACCTTGCTGGCCCAGGGCGAGCCGCTGGCCGAATCGCTGAGCATCGAACTCGCCGCCCCGGAAGCCGAGCCCAATCTGCACGGGCTGCTCAGCGGTTACAGCGATCTGCCCGGCCAGGCGGCTTTTCTCGCCGATGTCGCCTGGCTGGTGCGCGCCTATGCCTGCCTGCTCGATGCCAAACGTATCGGCTTGCGCCTGCGTGCACTGGATGGCGCCATGTGCCCGCGCTTTCATGTCGATCACGTGCCGTTAAGGCTGATCACCAGCTACGCCGGGCCAGGCAGCCAATGGCTGGCCGAGGGCGCGCTGTCGCGTCAGCTGTTGGGTGGCGCGCAGGCGTTGCCCAAGGAGGGCGCAATGATCGAGCAGATCGGCTGTGGCCATGTGGCGCTGGTCAAGGGCGAGCGCTGGGTAGGCAACGAAGGACGCGGGCTGATCCATCGCTCACCGGCCTTGCCCGCTGGCGAGCGCCGCCTGCTGCTGACCCTGGACTGGCTGGCCTGA
- a CDS encoding alpha/beta fold hydrolase: MIRQLAERTPAGTSYRVIGQGQPVVLIHGVGLTKDMWGGQVVGLAQHFQVIVYDMLGHGDSPRPAVDTDLAGYADQLRELLDHLGLSQAMVIGFSMGGLVARAFALHHPQRIGALVVLNSVFNRSPEQRAGVIARTAQAAEHGPDANAEAALSRWFSREYQAANPAQIAAIRQTLAANDPQGYLTTYTLFATQDMYRADDLADIHVPTLIATGELDPGSTPQMAEQLAQCIPGARVVVLPEQRHMMPVESPRLVNQMLLEFLEHASQLQHTAKGIVA, from the coding sequence ATGATTCGGCAACTCGCTGAACGTACCCCCGCCGGCACCAGTTACCGGGTGATCGGCCAGGGCCAACCCGTGGTGTTGATCCACGGCGTGGGCCTGACGAAAGACATGTGGGGCGGCCAGGTGGTTGGCCTGGCCCAGCATTTCCAGGTCATCGTCTACGACATGCTCGGCCACGGCGACAGCCCGCGCCCCGCGGTAGACACCGACCTGGCCGGTTACGCCGACCAGTTGCGTGAATTGCTCGACCACCTCGGCCTGTCGCAGGCCATGGTGATCGGCTTTTCCATGGGCGGCCTGGTGGCCCGTGCCTTCGCGCTGCACCACCCGCAGCGCATCGGCGCCCTGGTGGTGCTCAACAGCGTGTTCAACCGCAGCCCCGAGCAGCGCGCCGGCGTTATCGCACGCACCGCCCAAGCCGCCGAACATGGCCCGGACGCCAATGCCGAAGCGGCGCTGTCGCGCTGGTTCAGCCGTGAGTACCAGGCCGCCAATCCGGCGCAGATCGCAGCGATCCGCCAGACCCTGGCCGCCAACGACCCGCAGGGCTACCTGACCACCTACACGCTGTTCGCCACCCAGGACATGTACCGCGCCGACGACCTGGCCGACATCCATGTGCCGACGCTGATCGCCACCGGCGAGCTCGACCCGGGCTCCACGCCGCAGATGGCCGAGCAACTGGCGCAGTGCATTCCCGGCGCGCGGGTCGTGGTGCTGCCTGAGCAACGGCATATGATGCCGGTGGAATCGCCGCGCCTGGTCAACCAGATGCTGCTGGAGTTCCTGGAACACGCCAGCCAGTTGCAGCACACCGCAAAGGGGATCGTCGCATGA
- the folE2 gene encoding GTP cyclohydrolase FolE2: protein MNSQPLPDIAAQRSAHANVPLDRVGMGGIALPVLLGEQPINAQVDAGVSLDDGQSRGIHMSRLYLALAALQGEPLSPALLRYVLENFLVSHYGLSHCAYLELCGDWLLSRPALVSPLAGYKAYPLTINARLDPAGFHLELGLRVTYSSTCPCSAALARQLIQQRFAADFADRPLDFDALHAWLGSTGIVATPHSQRSDAHIRVRLPDEANALPFLALLDGAEAALGTAVQSAVKRADEQAFALANGQNLMFCEDAARRLCQALLKMPGIDAFHIQVTHAESLHAHDAVASASHGWC, encoded by the coding sequence ATGAACAGCCAGCCCTTGCCCGATATCGCTGCACAACGCAGCGCTCACGCCAACGTGCCACTTGACCGGGTAGGCATGGGCGGCATCGCTCTGCCGGTGCTGCTGGGCGAACAGCCGATCAATGCCCAGGTGGACGCCGGCGTCAGCCTGGACGATGGCCAAAGCCGCGGCATCCACATGTCACGCCTGTACCTGGCCCTGGCCGCATTGCAGGGCGAACCGCTGTCGCCAGCCCTATTGCGCTATGTGCTGGAAAACTTTCTGGTCAGCCATTACGGCCTGTCGCACTGCGCCTACCTGGAACTGTGTGGCGACTGGCTACTCTCGCGCCCGGCACTGGTCAGCCCGCTGGCCGGCTACAAGGCCTACCCGCTGACCATCAATGCACGCCTCGATCCTGCAGGCTTCCATCTGGAGCTGGGCCTGCGCGTGACCTATTCGTCGACCTGCCCCTGCTCCGCGGCCCTGGCCCGGCAGCTGATCCAGCAGCGCTTCGCCGCTGACTTCGCTGATCGCCCGCTGGATTTCGACGCCCTGCACGCCTGGCTGGGCAGCACCGGCATCGTCGCCACGCCCCACAGCCAGCGCAGCGACGCGCACATCCGCGTGCGCTTGCCCGACGAGGCGAACGCCCTGCCCTTCCTGGCCCTGCTCGATGGCGCCGAAGCCGCCCTGGGCACCGCCGTGCAGAGCGCCGTCAAACGTGCCGACGAGCAGGCCTTCGCGTTGGCCAACGGCCAGAACCTGATGTTCTGCGAAGACGCCGCCCGCCGGCTGTGCCAGGCGTTGTTGAAGATGCCGGGCATCGATGCCTTCCATATCCAGGTGACCCACGCCGAAAGCCTGCACGCTCACGATGCGGTGGCATCGGCGAGCCACGGCTGGTGCTGA
- a CDS encoding amino acid synthesis family protein, whose translation MSFEIRKIVSYTEETLIEGGKATDKPVTMVGLAVVIKNPWVGNGFVEDLKPQIKANCSALGELMVARLTAAIGGADKIEAYGKAAVVGADGEIEHASAVIHTLRFGNHYREAVKAKSYLSFTNKRGGPGTSIQIPMMHKDDEGLRSHYITLEMQIEDAPRADEIVVVLGAADGGRLHPRIGNRYIDLEELAAEKAQ comes from the coding sequence ATGAGTTTCGAGATTCGCAAGATCGTCAGCTACACAGAGGAAACCCTGATCGAAGGCGGCAAGGCGACCGACAAGCCGGTCACCATGGTCGGCCTGGCCGTCGTGATCAAGAACCCGTGGGTTGGCAATGGCTTCGTCGAAGACCTCAAGCCGCAGATCAAGGCCAACTGCTCCGCCCTCGGCGAACTGATGGTCGCGCGCCTGACCGCAGCCATCGGCGGCGCCGACAAGATCGAAGCCTACGGCAAGGCCGCCGTGGTCGGCGCTGACGGGGAAATCGAGCATGCTTCGGCGGTTATCCACACCCTGCGTTTCGGCAACCATTACCGCGAGGCGGTGAAGGCCAAGAGCTACCTGTCGTTCACCAACAAGCGTGGCGGGCCGGGTACCTCGATTCAGATCCCGATGATGCACAAGGACGACGAAGGCCTGCGCTCGCACTACATCACCCTGGAGATGCAGATCGAAGACGCCCCACGCGCCGACGAGATCGTCGTGGTGCTGGGCGCGGCCGACGGTGGTCGTCTGCACCCGCGCATCGGCAACCGTTATATCGATCTGGAAGAACTGGCGGCCGAGAAGGCGCAGTAA
- the zigA gene encoding zinc metallochaperone GTPase ZigA, translating into MPDRLPVTVLSGFLGAGKSTLLNHVLKNRDGLRVAVIVNDMSEINIDGSEVQKGVSLNRAEEKLVEMSNGCICCTLREDLLDEVSKLARDGRFDYLLIESTGISEPLPVAETFTFRDEQGQSLADLARLDTLVTVVDGVNFLPDFQAAQSLASRGETLGEEDERSITDLLIEQIEFADVLLISKIDLISSAEREELTAILRRLNTRARIVPMSMGAVPLGAILNTGLFDFERAAESPGWLKELRGEHVPETEEYGIASSAYRARRPFHPQRFFDLLSREWTNGRLLRSKGFFWLASKYQEAGSWSQAGGLMRHGLAGRWWRFVPKSQWPQDEDELKGIIRQWDKASGDCRQELVFIGQHIDFDQLHAELDACLLTDAEMAAGTEAWRQLPDPFGPWQEAA; encoded by the coding sequence ATGCCCGACCGCCTTCCCGTTACCGTGCTTTCCGGCTTTCTCGGGGCCGGAAAGAGCACCCTGCTCAACCATGTGCTGAAGAACCGCGACGGCCTGCGCGTCGCGGTGATCGTCAACGACATGAGTGAAATCAACATCGACGGCAGCGAGGTGCAGAAGGGTGTCAGCCTCAACCGCGCCGAAGAGAAGCTGGTCGAGATGAGCAACGGCTGCATCTGCTGCACCCTGCGCGAAGATCTGCTCGACGAGGTCAGCAAGCTGGCCCGCGACGGCCGCTTCGACTACCTGCTGATCGAGTCCACCGGCATTTCCGAGCCGCTGCCGGTGGCGGAGACCTTCACCTTCCGCGACGAGCAAGGCCAGAGCCTGGCTGACCTAGCGCGCCTGGATACGCTGGTCACTGTGGTCGATGGGGTGAATTTCCTGCCTGATTTTCAGGCTGCGCAGAGCCTGGCCAGCCGTGGCGAAACCCTGGGCGAGGAAGACGAGCGCTCGATCACCGACCTGCTGATCGAGCAGATCGAATTCGCCGATGTGCTGCTGATCAGCAAGATCGACCTGATCAGCAGCGCCGAGCGCGAGGAGCTGACCGCCATCCTGCGCCGCCTCAACACCCGCGCCAGGATCGTGCCGATGAGCATGGGCGCGGTACCGCTGGGGGCCATCCTCAATACCGGGCTGTTCGACTTCGAGCGCGCCGCCGAGTCGCCCGGCTGGCTCAAGGAGCTGCGCGGTGAGCACGTGCCGGAAACCGAGGAATACGGCATCGCCTCCAGCGCCTATCGGGCGCGGCGACCGTTCCATCCGCAGCGCTTCTTCGATTTGCTCAGCCGCGAATGGACCAATGGTCGGCTGCTGCGCTCCAAGGGCTTTTTCTGGCTGGCCAGCAAGTATCAGGAGGCGGGCAGTTGGTCCCAGGCCGGCGGCCTGATGCGTCATGGCCTGGCCGGGCGCTGGTGGCGCTTCGTGCCGAAGAGCCAGTGGCCACAGGACGAAGACGAACTCAAGGGCATCATCCGCCAGTGGGACAAGGCCAGCGGTGATTGCCGCCAGGAGCTGGTGTTCATCGGCCAGCACATCGACTTCGATCAGCTGCACGCCGAGCTGGACGCCTGCCTGCTGACCGACGCGGAAATGGCCGCCGGCACCGAGGCCTGGCGGCAGTTGCCGGATCCGTTCGGCCCCTGGCAGGAGGCTGCGTGA
- a CDS encoding flavin reductase family protein — protein sequence MIEPGLYKSVMAAFPSGVTIVTTLGPDGGIVGITASAFSALSIDPALVLFCPNYASDSYPVLRDSKRFAIHLLSAEQQKEAYAFAGKGKDKAAGIEWTLSELGNPLLNNAAAIIECELWREYDGGDHAIMVGAVKNLILPEEAPVPMIYHRGKLGALPAFA from the coding sequence ATGATCGAACCCGGACTCTACAAATCCGTCATGGCCGCCTTCCCCTCTGGCGTGACCATCGTCACCACCCTGGGCCCCGATGGCGGCATCGTCGGCATCACCGCCAGCGCCTTCAGCGCGCTGTCCATCGACCCGGCGCTGGTGCTGTTCTGCCCCAACTACGCCTCCGATTCCTACCCGGTGCTGCGCGACAGCAAGCGCTTCGCCATCCACCTGCTGTCCGCCGAGCAGCAGAAGGAAGCCTATGCCTTCGCCGGCAAGGGCAAGGACAAGGCCGCCGGTATCGAGTGGACCCTCAGCGAGCTGGGCAACCCGCTGCTGAACAATGCCGCAGCGATCATCGAGTGCGAGCTGTGGCGCGAGTATGACGGTGGTGACCACGCGATCATGGTCGGCGCGGTGAAGAACCTGATCCTGCCCGAGGAAGCTCCGGTGCCGATGATCTACCACCGCGGCAAACTCGGCGCCCTACCGGCATTTGCCTGA
- a CDS encoding NAD-dependent succinate-semialdehyde dehydrogenase, which yields MTPNASRLFRQHAYIDGQWLAADEGGTQAIFNPANGEEIGRVPDMGSAETRRAIAAANAAWPAWRARTAKERSAILKRWHALMLENADALAEILTLEQGKPLAEARGEILYAASFIEWFAEEAKRIYGDTIPSHKPDARIVVTKEPIGVVAAITPWNFPAAMITRKVGPALAAGCPCIVKPAPETPFSALALAVLAEEAGLPAGLLNVITGDAVAIGNELCASAEVRKLSFTGSTPIGKLLMQQCASTLKKVSLELGGNAPFIVFDDADLERAVDGAMVAKYRNAGQTCVCVNRFLVQDGIHDAFVARLAERVRELKVADGFTDGAQQGPLINDRAVDKVADHVSDALGKGARLVCGGKRHALGHGFYQPTVLSEVTTEMKVARDETFGPLAAVFRFSDEAQAIHMANDTEFGLAAYCYTRDLGRAWRMSEALEYGMVGINEGLISTEVAPFGGIKSSGLGREGSHYGIDDYLEIKYTLMGGL from the coding sequence ATGACGCCCAACGCCTCGCGCCTGTTCCGCCAGCACGCCTACATCGATGGCCAGTGGCTGGCCGCCGATGAAGGCGGCACCCAAGCCATCTTCAACCCCGCCAATGGCGAAGAGATCGGCCGGGTGCCCGACATGGGCAGCGCCGAAACTCGCCGCGCCATCGCCGCCGCCAACGCCGCCTGGCCAGCCTGGCGGGCACGCACCGCCAAGGAACGCAGCGCCATCCTCAAGCGCTGGCACGCCCTGATGCTGGAAAACGCCGACGCGCTGGCCGAGATTCTCACCCTCGAGCAGGGCAAGCCGTTGGCCGAGGCCCGTGGCGAGATTCTCTACGCCGCCAGCTTTATCGAGTGGTTCGCCGAGGAAGCCAAACGCATCTACGGCGACACCATTCCCAGCCACAAGCCCGACGCGCGCATCGTGGTGACCAAGGAGCCGATCGGCGTGGTCGCCGCGATCACGCCGTGGAATTTCCCGGCGGCGATGATCACCCGCAAGGTCGGCCCGGCCCTGGCTGCCGGCTGCCCGTGCATCGTCAAACCAGCGCCGGAAACGCCATTCTCGGCCCTGGCCTTGGCTGTGCTGGCCGAAGAAGCCGGGCTGCCCGCCGGCCTGCTCAACGTGATCACCGGTGATGCGGTGGCCATCGGCAACGAGCTGTGCGCCAGCGCCGAGGTACGCAAGCTGTCGTTCACCGGCTCCACGCCGATCGGCAAGCTGCTCATGCAGCAGTGCGCCAGCACCCTGAAGAAGGTATCGCTGGAGCTGGGCGGCAACGCGCCGTTCATCGTCTTCGATGACGCCGACCTGGAGCGCGCCGTCGACGGTGCCATGGTCGCCAAGTACCGCAATGCCGGGCAGACCTGCGTGTGCGTGAACCGCTTTCTGGTGCAAGACGGCATCCACGACGCCTTCGTCGCCCGCCTGGCCGAGCGCGTACGCGAGCTGAAAGTCGCCGATGGCTTTACCGATGGCGCCCAGCAAGGCCCGCTGATCAACGACCGGGCTGTGGACAAGGTCGCCGATCACGTCTCCGATGCCTTGGGCAAAGGCGCCCGGCTGGTCTGCGGCGGCAAGCGCCACGCCCTCGGCCATGGCTTCTACCAGCCCACCGTACTGAGTGAGGTGACCACCGAGATGAAAGTCGCCCGCGACGAGACCTTCGGCCCGCTGGCCGCGGTGTTTCGCTTCAGCGACGAGGCCCAGGCGATCCACATGGCCAACGACACCGAATTCGGCCTGGCCGCCTACTGCTACACCCGCGACCTGGGCCGCGCCTGGCGGATGAGCGAGGCGCTGGAATATGGCATGGTCGGCATCAATGAAGGGCTGATCTCCACGGAAGTGGCGCCCTTCGGCGGCATCAAGTCCTCCGGCCTGGGCCGCGAGGGCTCGCACTACGGCATCGACGATTACCTGGAAATCAAATACACCCTGATGGGTGGGTTGTGA